In Mixophyes fleayi isolate aMixFle1 chromosome 4, aMixFle1.hap1, whole genome shotgun sequence, the following proteins share a genomic window:
- the LOC142152493 gene encoding ADP-ribosylation factor-like protein 3 encodes MGEVKKGLLSLVEGLKKIEDLDENGVRIVLLGLDNAGKTTILTRLALEEINSITPTQGFNIKSVQSQGLKLTVWDIGGQRTIRSHWKKYLGSTDLLIYVVDSADRKRFEETGQELAELIEEDNLLGVPILVFANKQDLLTAAPAADIAAGLNLHTYRDRTWQIQACSALSGEGIQDGMNWICQNITGKKKRKT; translated from the exons ATGGGTGAAGTAAAAAAG GGTTTGTTATCGCTTGTAGAAGGGTTAAAAAAGATAGAAGATCTGGATGAAAATGGTGTAAGAATTGTGCTATTAGGCTTGGACAATGCTGGAAAGACAACCATCTTGACCAGGCTCGCCTTGGAGGAGATCAACAGTATAACCCCGACACAG GGATTCAATATAAAAAGTGTCCAGTCTCAAGGTTTGAAACTGACAGTCTGGGATATTGGAGGTCAAAGGACAATTCGCTCACATTGGAAGAAATATCTTGGAAGCACAGACTTACTC ATCTACGTAGTGGACAGCGCAGACCGTAAACGATTTGAAGAAACAGGGCAG GAGCTGGCAGAGCTGATAGAAGAGGACAACCTACTTGGTGTCCCTATTCTGGTGTTTGCCAATAAGCAGGACTTGCTCACTGCTGCCCCTGCTGCAGACATTGCTGCTGGACTGAACCTGCACACTTACCGTGACCGCACGTGGCAGATACAAGCCTGCTCAGCACTCTCAGGAGAAGGGATCCAG GATGGAATGAACTGGATATGTCAAAACATCActggaaagaaaaagagaaaaacctAG
- the NOP16 gene encoding nucleolar protein 16 encodes MGKVRKKTKNTFNYSVNRKKLKRKAQKKAAPRITCDEIRNAWNDAKSVASNLADMGLASDPNKALPIHGNKAKNAEQSQVRKPYVLEELKALASLPSKKTMGISSDMVLYVRHMVENYGENYKAMARDEQNYYQDTPKQIQRKVNLYKRHHPAEYQALITSRTKQ; translated from the exons ATGGGTAAAGTCAGGAAGAAGACCAAGAATACCTTTAATTACAGCGTCAATAGGAAGAAGCTGAAACGCAAGGCCCAGAAGAAAGCTGCTCCGAGGATCACCTG TGATGAAATTAGAAATGCGTGGAATGACGCAAAGTCTGTGGCTTCAAACCTAGCAGATATGGGTCTGGCTTCTGACCCGAATAAGGCTCTACCAATCCATGGAAACAag GCGAAGAATGCTGAGCAGAGCCAAGTGCGAAAGCCATATGTTCTAGAAG AACTTAAAGCTTTGGCCAGCCTGCCATCTAAGAAGACCATGGGCATCTCTTCTGACATGGTCCTTTATGTTCGTCACATGGTGGAAAACTATGGAGAGAACTACAAG GCGATGGCACGAGATGAGCAAAATTACTATCAAGACACCCCAAAGCAGATACAACGTAAAGTCAACCTGTACAAACGACATCACCCTGCTGAATACCAAGCTCTGATTACGTCAAGAACAAAACAATGA